In a genomic window of Candidatus Tumulicola sp.:
- a CDS encoding peroxiredoxin, with product MLQAGDRLPKLDVVDDAGRHLSTTDLAAGTLVLYFYPKDDTPGCTSEAAQFRDAFDEFERRGATIVGVSRDSVESHQRFKKKYGIPYPLIADTDSRLCDAFGVIVEKTMYGIKRMGLARSTFVIDAGGSIVKVWPNVKVVGHVQAVLASLA from the coding sequence ATGCTGCAAGCTGGAGACCGATTGCCCAAGCTCGACGTCGTCGATGACGCGGGCCGTCATCTGTCGACGACCGATTTGGCCGCGGGTACGCTGGTGTTGTATTTCTATCCCAAGGACGATACGCCGGGCTGCACCAGCGAAGCCGCACAGTTTCGCGACGCGTTCGACGAGTTCGAACGGCGCGGCGCGACGATCGTCGGCGTCAGCCGCGATTCGGTCGAGTCGCACCAGCGGTTCAAAAAGAAGTACGGCATCCCGTATCCGTTGATCGCCGACACGGATTCCCGGTTGTGCGACGCGTTCGGCGTCATCGTCGAGAAGACGATGTACGGTATAAAACGGATGGGTCTGGCGCGTTCGACCTTCGTCATCGACGCCGGCGGTTCGATCGTCAAGGTCTGGCCGAACGTGAAAGTCGTCGGTCACGTGCAGGCGGTGCTCGCGTCGCTAGCGTGA